A genomic stretch from Helianthus annuus cultivar XRQ/B chromosome 1, HanXRQr2.0-SUNRISE, whole genome shotgun sequence includes:
- the LOC110876253 gene encoding protein ANTAGONIST OF LIKE HETEROCHROMATIN PROTEIN 1-like, with product MVENDPWFEEAPDARGRKGFTPLQKVISAIKQLATGNTPDENDEYLHMADRTSRECLEFFCDMVCKIYGPEFLHRPTSHDMALLYQAHEEKHHLPGMFGSLDCTHFVWRYCPTEYRGQFMRGDHRYPTVMLEAVASQDLWFWHAFAGPPGSQNDINVLQQSPLFLTERNGTAPKCPFYVNNHLYKRGYLLVDGIYPSWSVFVKSILYPHEVDQKKFKRQHEAARKDVEQTFGVLKAKWGVLSRPMRARSVKKIRSAVYTCIILHNMILKDEGKAIVPVHIRDPPVEPALDDTVLGELMDEDTHWRLKRDLIDHLASQDLPHLLVDSDED from the coding sequence ATGGTAGAGAACGACCCGTGGTTTGAAGAGGCCCCCGATGCGCGAGGTAGGAAGGGGTTTACGCCGTTGCAAAAGGTGATATCGGCTATTAAACAACTCGCAACTGGTAACACTCCAGACGAGAACGACGAGTACTTGCATATGGCCGATAGAACTTCCCGCGAGTGCCTAGAATTTTTTTGCGACATGGTTTGCAAAATATACGGTCCCGAGTTCTTACATAGACCAACAAGCCACGACATGGCACTTTTATACCAAGCTCATGAGGAAAAACATCACCTTCCAGGTATGTTCGGTAGCCTTGATTGCACCCATTTCGTTTGGCGATATTGTCCGACAGAGTATCGAGGCCAATTTATGAGAGGAGATCACCGATACCCGACTGTTATGCTCGAAGCGGTTGCTTCTCAAGACTTATGGTTTTGGCATGCTTTTGCCGGTCCACCAGGTTCTCAAAATGATATCAATGTGCTACAACAATCTCCTTTATTTTTAACGGAACGAAATGGAACCGCGCCAAAATGTCCATTTTATGTTAACAACCATTTATACAAACGTGGTTATTTGCTCGTGGATGGAATCTACCCTtcgtggtccgtgtttgtgaagtcgatCCTGTACCCTCACGAAGTAGATCAAAAGAAATTCAAGAGGCAACATGAGGCGGCAAGAAAAGACGTCGAACAGACTTTTGGTGTTTTGAAGGCGAAATGGGGTGTATTGAGTCGACCGATGCGAGCAAGATCCGTTAAAAAAATTAGGAGTGCCGTGTACACGTgtattattttacacaacatgattttgaaagatgAAGGAAAGGCGATAGTACCGGTGCACATTCGGGATCCTCCGGTCGAGCCCGCTCTAGACGATACGGTGTTGGGCGAGTTGATGGATGAAGacacgcattggagactaaaacgCGATCTCATAGATCATCTCGCAAGTCAAGATTTACCCCACCTTTTGGTCGATTCCGACGAAGACTAG